One stretch of Amycolatopsis tolypomycina DNA includes these proteins:
- a CDS encoding class I tRNA ligase family protein → MDRLVVISPAPTANGDLHLGHLAGPFLAADVCTRYARATGREALYGTGMHFTQNYVVAAAERLGVAPEDLRERSSEQVLRTFAAMGVEIDGFGCLGDRFTALVTGFYERLHRRGLLELRTVAFPYLRSTGEYLMDAYVTGGCPFCLAEGCAGICESCGLPIAPGDLIGPRSTARPDEPLEIREVDILVFPVERYRAQLEEYFARTPMRPGMARLIGSALARPLPDFPITQPASWGIPAPFPEVAGQVFYAHMEGMPWSMFTTALGAERRGAVLSSDDELWRSGAGTTVVYFLGLDATYPFAIVGTALLTALGEHVLPAQYLTNEFYELASEKFSTSRGHVVSGRELATEVPRDLIRFHLCATSPEYQRTDFTREALARVGETRLTGPWNRVAAAVDRWVDRGPLPVSAEARRTAKRMVERFADAYELPRFSLTAAASTLAEQLGRLDRLASSVTEGTAGDLCHQVEVFLRCAAPILIDLAAAALPDTMLPGHPDADTVTPKRLPRLSVTAPPKRPNVAFGASNAPNVAFGASNAPNVAFGASNAPNVAFGASNATNATLGRTGPAGATAR, encoded by the coding sequence ATGGACCGCCTCGTGGTGATTTCGCCCGCGCCGACGGCGAACGGGGACCTGCACCTGGGCCACCTCGCGGGTCCGTTCCTGGCCGCCGACGTCTGCACCCGCTACGCCCGCGCGACCGGCCGGGAAGCGCTGTACGGCACCGGGATGCACTTCACGCAGAACTACGTCGTCGCCGCCGCCGAGCGCCTCGGCGTCGCCCCGGAGGACCTGCGGGAGCGCTCGTCCGAGCAGGTGCTGCGGACCTTCGCCGCGATGGGCGTCGAGATCGACGGGTTCGGCTGCCTCGGCGACCGGTTCACCGCGCTGGTCACCGGGTTCTACGAGCGGCTGCACCGGCGCGGCCTGCTGGAGCTGCGGACGGTGGCGTTCCCGTACCTGCGCAGCACGGGCGAGTACCTGATGGACGCCTACGTCACCGGCGGGTGCCCGTTCTGCCTCGCCGAGGGGTGCGCCGGGATCTGCGAGAGCTGCGGGCTGCCGATCGCCCCGGGCGACCTGATCGGCCCGCGCTCGACCGCGCGGCCGGACGAGCCGCTGGAGATCCGCGAGGTGGACATCCTCGTGTTCCCGGTCGAGCGGTACCGCGCGCAGCTGGAGGAGTACTTCGCCCGGACGCCGATGCGGCCCGGCATGGCCCGGCTGATCGGGTCCGCGCTGGCGCGGCCGCTGCCGGACTTCCCGATCACGCAGCCGGCGTCGTGGGGCATCCCGGCGCCGTTCCCGGAGGTGGCGGGGCAGGTGTTCTACGCGCACATGGAGGGCATGCCGTGGAGCATGTTCACCACGGCGCTGGGCGCCGAGCGGCGCGGCGCGGTGCTGAGCTCCGACGACGAGCTCTGGCGGTCCGGCGCCGGCACGACGGTGGTGTACTTCCTCGGCCTGGACGCGACCTACCCGTTCGCGATCGTGGGCACGGCGCTGCTCACCGCGCTCGGCGAGCACGTGCTGCCGGCGCAGTACCTGACCAACGAGTTCTACGAGCTGGCCAGCGAGAAGTTCTCCACCAGCCGCGGGCACGTGGTGTCCGGGCGGGAGCTGGCGACCGAGGTGCCGCGCGACCTGATCCGGTTCCACCTGTGTGCGACGAGCCCGGAGTACCAGCGCACGGACTTCACCCGCGAAGCTCTGGCACGGGTGGGCGAAACGCGGCTGACGGGCCCGTGGAACCGGGTCGCGGCGGCGGTCGACCGCTGGGTGGACCGCGGTCCGCTGCCGGTGTCGGCGGAGGCCCGCCGGACGGCGAAGCGGATGGTGGAGCGGTTCGCCGACGCCTACGAGCTGCCGCGGTTCAGCCTGACGGCGGCGGCGTCGACGTTGGCCGAGCAGCTCGGCCGCCTCGACCGGCTGGCTTCGTCCGTGACCGAGGGGACGGCGGGCGACCTGTGCCACCAGGTGGAGGTGTTCCTGCGGTGCGCGGCGCCGATCCTGATCGACCTCGCGGCCGCGGCCCTGCCGGACACGATGCTGCCGGGCCATCCGGACGCGGACACGGTGACACCGAAGCGCCTGCCGCGGCTGTCCGTCACGGCCCCGCCCAAGCGCCCCAATGTGGCGTTCGGTGCGTCCAACGCACCCAATGTGGCGTTCGGTGCGTCCAACGCACCCAATGTGGCGTTCGGTGCGTCCAACGCACCCAATGTGGCGTTCGGTGCGTCCAACGCAACCAACGCCACATTGGGGCGCACGGGACCGGCCGGGGCGACGGCGCGCTGA
- a CDS encoding NAD(P)/FAD-dependent oxidoreductase, with translation MAAVAVVGAGVTGLVTAIGCARAGHRVTVLDRGAVPNPASTSSDQHRALRVLRPDDVDGTARMAEARRRWAELESLLRTDFVRPVGVVTAGTPDELARAFDTARQADVPATAVAPEALPPVLFPDGTSGVFDPGGAVLLADRFLRAAVGWLAAHPGVTLRPGCAVTGVQDHSVLADGEELQADVVLLAGGPWTRDLAGPPVVLHRQTMVYLRPPSHLTKWWATAPGVGRIGAERSAWLLPPGDGTLLKISSDAVCREVATTADADDPGPWARRLLAEPILAGAEDYVVAGTKDCHYAADAGTGGPVLARLHPSVWARSACGGSGFGAAPLVAREILGRVNDKECA, from the coding sequence ATGGCCGCGGTCGCCGTCGTCGGGGCCGGCGTCACCGGGCTCGTCACCGCGATCGGGTGCGCCAGGGCCGGGCACCGCGTGACCGTGCTCGACCGCGGTGCCGTCCCGAACCCCGCGTCGACGTCGTCCGACCAGCACCGGGCCCTGCGGGTCCTGCGCCCGGACGACGTCGACGGCACCGCGCGGATGGCCGAGGCCCGCCGCCGGTGGGCGGAGCTGGAATCCCTGCTGCGAACGGACTTCGTCCGGCCCGTCGGTGTCGTCACCGCCGGTACGCCGGACGAACTCGCGCGGGCCTTCGACACCGCCCGCCAGGCGGACGTTCCGGCCACCGCCGTCGCGCCGGAGGCCCTGCCGCCGGTGCTGTTCCCCGACGGAACCAGCGGCGTTTTCGATCCCGGTGGCGCCGTGCTGCTGGCCGATCGGTTCCTCCGCGCGGCCGTCGGCTGGCTCGCCGCGCACCCCGGCGTGACCCTGCGGCCGGGGTGCGCCGTCACCGGCGTCCAAGACCACTCGGTCCTCGCCGACGGCGAAGAACTCCAGGCGGACGTGGTGCTGCTCGCCGGTGGGCCGTGGACCAGGGACCTGGCCGGGCCGCCCGTCGTGCTGCACCGGCAGACCATGGTCTACCTGCGGCCGCCGTCGCACCTGACCAAGTGGTGGGCGACGGCTCCCGGCGTGGGCCGGATCGGGGCCGAACGCAGTGCCTGGCTGCTGCCGCCCGGCGACGGCACCCTGCTCAAGATCAGTTCGGACGCCGTGTGCCGGGAGGTCGCGACCACCGCGGACGCCGACGACCCCGGACCGTGGGCCCGCCGGCTGCTCGCCGAGCCGATCCTCGCCGGTGCCGAGGACTACGTCGTGGCCGGGACCAAGGACTGCCACTACGCGGCCGACGCCGGCACCGGTGGTCCCGTGCTCGCCCGCCTGCACCCGTCGGTGTGGGCCCGCTCCGCCTGCGGCGGCTCCGGGTTCGGCGCCGCCCCGCTCGTCGCCCGGGAAATTCTCGGCCGAGTCAACGACAAGGAGTGTGCGTAG